The Motacilla alba alba isolate MOTALB_02 chromosome 14, Motacilla_alba_V1.0_pri, whole genome shotgun sequence genome includes a region encoding these proteins:
- the TMC7 gene encoding transmembrane channel-like protein 7 isoform X1: MSGLGAAAAPGWQRDSGGLSLLAEEPHGAAPVDFLQELPSCQSARRRRGGTQERRPAPPGTAGSRGDAARGQPPETRELAERPAREQPMCMAEKRRTRASQQAETERLSRWKKWKRTSSKSLKKALSEVKGLSSYLVLWRHDIHSIEGKFGTGIQSYFSFLRFLVLLNFIIFILMFSFVTLPTIISKYGLFNSTIAYISPKNTDDICAIYEPTGNKGLVYFYTYLKDLLSGTGFLEVTSLFYGYYSIDAVWISIMRYNLPLAYLLATFAYLALSFLWIIKRSVEGFKHNLVHDADPFQSYCNKVFAGWDFCITDPNAARLKHRSLQYELQMDLQEEKLKQKIAERKMGEKLRIYSLRIFINITVIAILSGCFYSIYRVTVFSQENSNDIGNANSQVNLLVQYLPSMVITLANFIGPLIFGFLIKFEDYTPAFEIKLTLLRCVFVRLASIGVLLFSLWSQISGCGSDKCKPCGYNYKLYPCWESDVGQEMYKLMIFDFIVILAVALFADFPRKLLVTHCSCKLVQCFGHKEFEISDNVLEIIYGQTICWIGTFFSPLLPAIATIKYFIIFYVKKIVLIHTRKPAARPIRASSSNFFFLVVLLIGLILAFIPLGVSIARIPSSKACGPFRNFNTSWEVIPDTILQFPTGVQQFLFGIASEAFAVPFFVILCIIMFYVIALARAHKRVVEQLREQLVLDSRDKMFLIRKITEAQK; encoded by the exons ATGAGCGGGCTGGGGGCCGCCGCGGCGCCGGGATGGCAGCGGGACAGCGGCG GGCTCTCCCTCCTGGCCGAGGAGCCGCACGGCGCCGCACCTGTGGatttcctgcaggagctgcccagctgCCAGTCGGCGCGGAGGCGCCGCGGGGGCACCCAGGAGCgccggccggccccgccgggcaCCGCCGGCAGCCGCGGCGATGCGGCCCGGGGGCAGCCGCCGGAGACAAGAGAGCTGGCTGAGCGCCCCGCCAGAGAGCAGCCGATGTGCATGGCAGAGAAGAGGAGAACAAG GGCCTCTCAGCAGGCTGAAACAGAACGTTTATCCAGATGGAAGAAGTGGAAAAGAACTAGCAGTAAATCATTGAAAAAAGCACTCAGTGAGGTCAAGGGCTTGTCATCTTACCTGGTGCTTTGGCGACATGATATTCACAGCATAGAAG ggaaattTGGTACTGGCATCCAGTCCTACTTCTCCTTCCTGCGCTTTCTGGTCCTGCTGAACTTTATAATTTTTATCCTGATGTTCAGTTTTGTTACTCTTCCCACCATCATTTCTAAATATGGACTATTCAACAGTACCATTGCTTACATTTCTCCAAAGAACACAG ATGATATCTGTGCAATTTATGAACCTACTGGTAATAAGGGACTTGTTTACTTCTATACTTACCTCAAAGATTTGCTCAGTGGCACT GGATTCCTTGAAGTGACAAGTTTGTTTTATGGCTATTACTCAATAGATGCAGTATGGATCAGTATCATGAGGTACAATTTGCCACTCGCATACCTGCTGGCTACATTTGCCTACCTTGCCTTAAGTTTCCTCTGGATAATAAAGAG GTCTGTGGAAGGCTTTAAGCACAACTTAGTGCACGATGCAGATCCATTTCAGAGTTACTGTAACAAAGTCTTTGCGGGCTGGGACTTCTGCATTACAGATCCAAATGCAGCCCGGCTGAAACATCGCAGCTTGCAATATGAGCTCCAG atggacttgcaggaagaaaaactgaaacaaaaaatagctgagaggaaaatgggagaaaagcTTCGCATCTACTCTCTgagaatatttataaatataactGTCATTGCCATTTTATCAGGATGTTTTTACTCAATTTATAGAGTAACTGTCTTCTCTCAAGAAAACTCCAAT GACATTGGCAATGCAAACTCGCAGGTTAATCTCTTAGTGCAGTATTTGCCTTCCATGGTGATCACGCTGGCCAACTTCATTGGTCCTCTGATCTTTGGATTTCTGATCAAATTTGAAGACTATACACCAGCCTTTGAAATCAAGCTGACACTCTTGAG GTGTGTCTTCGTGCGGTTGGCCAGTATTGGCGTTCTCTTGTTCTCACTGTGGAGTCAGATCTCCGGCTGTGGCAGTGACAAGTGTAAGCCCTGTGGATACAATTACAAACTCTATCCT TGCTGGGAATCTGATGTTGGGCAAGAAATGTACAAACTGATGATATTTGATTTTATTGTAATTCTTGCTGTGGCCCTGTTTGCAGACTTCCCCAGAAA GTTGTTAGTTACTCATTGCTCTTGCAAGCTTGTTCAGTGTTTTGGACATAAGGAATTTGAAATTTCTGACAATGTCCTGGAAATAATTTACGGGCAGACTATTTGCTGGATTGGAACTTTTTTTTCACCACTTCTCCCTGCAATAGCAACTATAAAATACTTCATCATCTTTTATGTTAAAAAG ATTGTTTTGATACACACACGCAAACCTGCAGCGAGGCCTATAAGGGCATCAAGTTCCAACTTCTTCTTCCTGGTGGTGCTGTTGATTGGGCTCATCTTGGCTTTTATCCCTCTGGGAGTCAGCATAGCACG TATCCCCTCTTCCAAGGCATGTGGGCCGTTCAGGAATTTTAACACCTCATGGGAAGTTATTCCAGATACAATACTTCAGTTTCCAACAGGTGTGCAGCAGTTCCTTTTTGGCATTGCatcagaagcctttgcagtgcCTTTTTTTGTGATCCTTTG CATCATTATGTTCTATGTTATTGCCTTGGCTCGAGCACACAAACGAGTGGTTGAACAGCTGAGAGAACAACTGGTTTTG GACAGTCGTGACAAGATGTTCCTAATCAGAAAGATAACAGAAGCTCAGAAGTAG
- the TMC7 gene encoding transmembrane channel-like protein 7 isoform X2, whose protein sequence is MSGLGAAAAPGWQRDSGGLSLLAEEPHGAAPVDFLQELPSCQSARRRRGGTQERRPAPPGTAGSRGDAARGQPPETRELAERPAREQPMCMAEKRRTRASQQAETERLSRWKKWKRTSSKSLKKALSEVKGLSSYLVLWRHDIHSIEGKFGTGIQSYFSFLRFLVLLNFIIFILMFSFVTLPTIISKYGLFNSTIAYISPKNTDDICAIYEPTGNKGLVYFYTYLKDLLSGTGFLEVTSLFYGYYSIDAVWISIMRYNLPLAYLLATFAYLALSFLWIIKRSVEGFKHNLVHDADPFQSYCNKVFAGWDFCITDPNAARLKHRSLQYELQMDLQEEKLKQKIAERKMGEKLRIYSLRIFINITVIAILSGCFYSIYRVTVFSQENSNDIGNANSQVNLLVQYLPSMVITLANFIGPLIFGFLIKFEDYTPAFEIKLTLLRCVFVRLASIGVLLFSLWSQISGCGSDKCKPCGYNYKLYPCWESDVGQEMYKLMIFDFIVILAVALFADFPRKLLVTHCSCKLVQCFGHKEFEISDNVLEIIYGQTICWIGTFFSPLLPAIATIKYFIIFYVKKIVLIHTRKPAARPIRASSSNFFFLVVLLIGLILAFIPLGVSIARIPSSKACGPFRNFNTSWEVIPDTILQFPTGVQQFLFGIASEAFAVPFFVILCIIMFYVIALARAHKRVVEQLREQLVLS, encoded by the exons ATGAGCGGGCTGGGGGCCGCCGCGGCGCCGGGATGGCAGCGGGACAGCGGCG GGCTCTCCCTCCTGGCCGAGGAGCCGCACGGCGCCGCACCTGTGGatttcctgcaggagctgcccagctgCCAGTCGGCGCGGAGGCGCCGCGGGGGCACCCAGGAGCgccggccggccccgccgggcaCCGCCGGCAGCCGCGGCGATGCGGCCCGGGGGCAGCCGCCGGAGACAAGAGAGCTGGCTGAGCGCCCCGCCAGAGAGCAGCCGATGTGCATGGCAGAGAAGAGGAGAACAAG GGCCTCTCAGCAGGCTGAAACAGAACGTTTATCCAGATGGAAGAAGTGGAAAAGAACTAGCAGTAAATCATTGAAAAAAGCACTCAGTGAGGTCAAGGGCTTGTCATCTTACCTGGTGCTTTGGCGACATGATATTCACAGCATAGAAG ggaaattTGGTACTGGCATCCAGTCCTACTTCTCCTTCCTGCGCTTTCTGGTCCTGCTGAACTTTATAATTTTTATCCTGATGTTCAGTTTTGTTACTCTTCCCACCATCATTTCTAAATATGGACTATTCAACAGTACCATTGCTTACATTTCTCCAAAGAACACAG ATGATATCTGTGCAATTTATGAACCTACTGGTAATAAGGGACTTGTTTACTTCTATACTTACCTCAAAGATTTGCTCAGTGGCACT GGATTCCTTGAAGTGACAAGTTTGTTTTATGGCTATTACTCAATAGATGCAGTATGGATCAGTATCATGAGGTACAATTTGCCACTCGCATACCTGCTGGCTACATTTGCCTACCTTGCCTTAAGTTTCCTCTGGATAATAAAGAG GTCTGTGGAAGGCTTTAAGCACAACTTAGTGCACGATGCAGATCCATTTCAGAGTTACTGTAACAAAGTCTTTGCGGGCTGGGACTTCTGCATTACAGATCCAAATGCAGCCCGGCTGAAACATCGCAGCTTGCAATATGAGCTCCAG atggacttgcaggaagaaaaactgaaacaaaaaatagctgagaggaaaatgggagaaaagcTTCGCATCTACTCTCTgagaatatttataaatataactGTCATTGCCATTTTATCAGGATGTTTTTACTCAATTTATAGAGTAACTGTCTTCTCTCAAGAAAACTCCAAT GACATTGGCAATGCAAACTCGCAGGTTAATCTCTTAGTGCAGTATTTGCCTTCCATGGTGATCACGCTGGCCAACTTCATTGGTCCTCTGATCTTTGGATTTCTGATCAAATTTGAAGACTATACACCAGCCTTTGAAATCAAGCTGACACTCTTGAG GTGTGTCTTCGTGCGGTTGGCCAGTATTGGCGTTCTCTTGTTCTCACTGTGGAGTCAGATCTCCGGCTGTGGCAGTGACAAGTGTAAGCCCTGTGGATACAATTACAAACTCTATCCT TGCTGGGAATCTGATGTTGGGCAAGAAATGTACAAACTGATGATATTTGATTTTATTGTAATTCTTGCTGTGGCCCTGTTTGCAGACTTCCCCAGAAA GTTGTTAGTTACTCATTGCTCTTGCAAGCTTGTTCAGTGTTTTGGACATAAGGAATTTGAAATTTCTGACAATGTCCTGGAAATAATTTACGGGCAGACTATTTGCTGGATTGGAACTTTTTTTTCACCACTTCTCCCTGCAATAGCAACTATAAAATACTTCATCATCTTTTATGTTAAAAAG ATTGTTTTGATACACACACGCAAACCTGCAGCGAGGCCTATAAGGGCATCAAGTTCCAACTTCTTCTTCCTGGTGGTGCTGTTGATTGGGCTCATCTTGGCTTTTATCCCTCTGGGAGTCAGCATAGCACG TATCCCCTCTTCCAAGGCATGTGGGCCGTTCAGGAATTTTAACACCTCATGGGAAGTTATTCCAGATACAATACTTCAGTTTCCAACAGGTGTGCAGCAGTTCCTTTTTGGCATTGCatcagaagcctttgcagtgcCTTTTTTTGTGATCCTTTG CATCATTATGTTCTATGTTATTGCCTTGGCTCGAGCACACAAACGAGTGGTTGAACAGCTGAGAGAACAACTGGTTTTG TCGTGA